The Flavipsychrobacter sp. genome contains the following window.
ACACATCTACAAGAAGTTTGGTATCAATGTAAACTATGTAGACACTACTGATGTGTTAAATGTAGTAGAAGCTATAACACCTGCCACCAAACTGATATGGCTAGAAACGCCTACTAACCCCACACTAAAAATTAGCGATATAGAAGCTATAGCAAAAGTAGCGCAGCAAAAAGGAGTACTACTATGTGTAGACAATACCTTTGCATCACCCGCTTTGCAACAACCAATAAAATTGGGTGCAGACATCATCATACATAGTGCGACAAAATACTTGGGCGGGCATAGCGATCTGATAGCAGGCTTAGTTGTGTGTAAAACACAAGAGCTAGGTGAGCAGATCAAATTCATACAAAATGCTTGCGGTACTATCCTTTCTCCACACGATAGCTGGCTAGTCATCCGTGGTATAGAAACGCTAAACCTTCGCGTACAAGCACACAGTAAAAATGCGCTAGAGATTGCTCAGTTTTTACAACAACTACCGCAGGTGGACAAAGTGTACTACCCGGGATTGACAACGCATGTGAACCACGACATTGCTAAAAAACAACAAGCAGCCTTTGGTGGTATTGTTTCCTTCACACTAAAGAATGATACAGACATAGCGGCTAAGAAAGTGGTATGCAGTACTAAGTACTTTAAACTAGCAGAAAGCCTAGGTGGTGTGAAGAGCTTGCTTTGCCACCCCGCAACCATGACGCACAAATCTACACCAGACGAAAAGAGAAGAGCAGCAGGAGTAGCTGATAGTCTCATCCGCCTGAGTGTAGGACTGGAAGATGTGGAAGACCTAAAGCAAGATATTGCACAAGCACTAAGCTCATTGACTATTGTGCAAGATAACATCGTAGCCTTTCAATGAATGGATTATTAACAAGCATACTGTTTATACAACTTTAAAATTTTACAACATGTCTATACAACAAAAAGAATTGACTATTGGGTTATTTGGTTTCGGAGTAGTGGGAGAAGGTTTATATAAAGTACTGAACCAAACTACGTCACTTAATGCCAACATTAAGAAGGTGTGTATCAAACACCCGGAGAAAAAACGTAATGCCCCTAAAGAATTATTCACTACCTATCCTGAAATAGTATTGTCGGATAATAGCATCAACGTAATAGTAGAATTGATCGACGATGCAGAAGCGGCATTTGCCATTACAAAGAAAGCATTGAAAGCAGGTAAGGCAGTAGTGAGTGCCAACAAAAAAATGATTGCTGAACACCTGCCTGAACTATTGGCTTTGCAAAAAGAATACAATACACCACTACTATACGAGGCGGCATGTTGTGCGAGTATACCAGTGCTAAGAAACTTAGAAGAGTATTATGATAACGATCTGCTACAAGGCATTAGCGGAATTGTAAATGGCTCTACCAACTATATACTCAGTAAAATATTTGAAGAAAACCTAAGCTATGAAACGGCATTGAAAAATGCACAAGCAGCAGGCTTTGCAGAGAGCAACCCTGCGTTGGATGTAGAGGGTATTGATGCCGTCAACAAACTGTCTATTATATTAGTGCATGCTTATGGTATTATCACAGCTCCGCAAGACGTAGTGCACACAGGTATACAAAATATTAATGCTGCTGATGCAGTGTATGCACAAGAGAAAGGCTATGAAATAAAACTAGTAGCTAAGGCCAAAAAGATAACAGAAGAGCAAGCAACAGCATTTGTGCTACCGCAGTTTGTAAAGAAAGGAGAGCTGTTAGAAGGAGTGCGTAATGAGTATAACGGCGTGGTGATAGAAAGCGGTTTGGCAGATGCACAGTTCTTTTACGGTAAAGGAGCAGGTAGCTTTCCAACAGCATCGGCAGCGTTGAGCGATATATCTGCACTGCGTTACAACTATACCTACGAGTATAAAAAATACAATAGAGCACAAGTGCCTGCATTAACTAATGAGCTCTACCTGAAAGTATACGCCAGTTTTGAATCGGCTTTTGATATACCACAAGATAGGTTTGCACTTATAGAAGAGTGGAGTATTACGGAAGAGCGTTGTTGTGTGTCAGGTATTATTGCGTTCAAAGAATTGCAAGAAAGTAACTGGTGGAAAGCAAAGGGAGTTTCCTTGATATTGCTGCCAGAGCCAATATTATTGGAGCTGCCAAAATATAAGAAGGCACCGATAAAGCAATTACATTTGGTATAGATATATAACATACAGAGTCATGTTAAGCATCTATTCTGTTTATACTATGGCTCTGTATTAGTTACTTTCTTTTAAAGGTTTTTACAGCTTTTTTAAATTGCTTTAAGTTGTTTTCAAACGCTTCATTTGCAGTACCAAGAAGTATGTAATAATTATCACTATTATAAAGCAGTACCAGATAAACTAAGTTTTCTTCTCCGTCTTTAGATATTCCGTTAGCTTCAATTTCATACCCGGAAATGCCATCTATTTTTATTTCGTTAATACTTTTGATGACATTAGATTCACCTCTAGGTAGCTTTTTCAACCGCTTAATGGAATATTCCCTTTTGTTAGTAGAAACTTTAGCGAAAGAACTTCCTACTATTAAAGCAGGAGATGTTGTGGGCATTTTTCCTTCAACAGAATATAGCAATGAACCAGACATATATTCAGTGTATTTTAAGTCGGTCCCGCTTATATCAATTTTAAATGGTACAGCATCAAGAGGGTCGTCATTTTGTTTTTCATTATAAATAGTTGAAAAAATAGCTTCTTTTATTTTTTGTTCATTTTCAGATCCTTCAGGATAAATCCCATTAATCATTATAACACCATTACTAATAGAAAATAACAGCATTAATTTATGATAAGTAGTATTATTTGCAGACTGCTTTATTTTAGCAAAGGTTGCCTCTGCATTATTAAAATGAACTCTTTCTTTACTAATAAGTGTCATTCCTTCACTAGCCAAGGCCTCTTTTGTGAATCCGTTGGCAACTGTTCTGTATGGTGCAGTAGGCATTTTGTTTACCATAATAGAAGCGCCTGTTTTTTGATTAAAAAAGCCACTAAAATTATTTACTAATTGAAAGCCACTAGGCGGTATAATACTGCATTTTGTACCTGGAACTATAACATGCTTGTTACTTTGAGCAAAACAAAAAATGCTATTAAAAAGAAATGTCAATAAAAGTAAATGCTGAGTATAACGGACTAAATATTTCATAAGAAAAATCAAATATAGTGAATACAGTTGTGCTAAATCTTAAGAATGTAAAAAGGGTTTAAAGACGTTCCGCCATACCTAATCCAAATAACGCATAGTCATATTTAGCAGGGTCTTTGGGGTTTAACTCCTTTAGCTTTTCAGTAAGTGCTGTAGCATTTTGCCAGTTCGATTTAGTGTTGTCTATAAGCTCTAGTCTGCATGCTACTCGTGCTACATGAACATCTAATGGGCAAACTAACTGGTGTGGGCTTATCTTTTGCCAAAGTCCAAAGTCCACACCTTGTTTGTCTTTTCGTACCATCCAGCGGAGGTACATATTGATGCGTTTACAAGCGGATCTTCTTTGCGGTGTGGCTATGTGTTTTTTTGTGCGGTCAGGGTGCTCAATGGAGAAGAAATAATTGTGAAAATGAATGAGCGCCCTTTCCACATTATCATCATTGTATTTTTTATCAGGTACAAAAGCATCTTCTAAACTAGGGTGCTGCTGATAATGGTATTGTAAGAAATAAATAAAATATAAAAGGTCGGTAGCATTGAAAGTGCGATGCACAAAAGGCAAGAACTTTTTCAAGTCGGTTTCCTTGTGATGTAGGATAAAGTCGTGTGGTGCATTGTCCATCCATCCTATTAGTTTGTTGCAGTTGTTGATAATGGTAGTGCGGTTGCCCCAAGCGAGTACGGCAGCAAAAAGCCCTGCTATTTCTATGTCTTGCAATTTGCTAAACCGACGTGGCACAACAATAGGGTCGCCATTAATAAAAGAAGGCTGGTTGTATAGTTTTACTTTGTCCTCTAATAGCTTTTTAAGTTGTGCTTTCGTCATTGTTCTTTAGCGCTTCTTTTGGTTCAACATCTTCCTCTGTAATGATGTGCTTATACTTATTGTACAAGAAAGAGATAATCAAAAGTAAAACACCAAGAGATACAAAGACAATAGTTTTTGAAATGGTATCTAAATGAGCAATATCGTAGAAGAATAGTTTTAATAAAGTAAAGGCAAACAATACAATAGCGGCTATACGCAATTGCTTTTTCTTTTGCCAAATACCGTAGGATATAAGTAGCATGGAGTAGACACCCCATAGTATGCTTAGTGCCAGTTTGTAAGAACTTTGTTTTTGCATAATATCCATAATGTTCAGTAGCTCGCTACTGACTATCCACAGTAGTGTAATGCTGAAAAAGAGTTCAAATATGGGAGCAATTTGTTTCAGACTTTTAGCCATGAAACTGAATCGTATTTGCCTGTACATTACAGCTAGCACTACAGCCACCAAGGTGTAAGAGACATAACGGATACTTATATAAAAACTGTTTTTGGCATAGTACTGAGCAAGTCTTTGTTGCAAATAGTCTTCACGTAGTTCACTCAACAAATACAACCCAAAAGTCAAGAATGCAAAGATTACCAAACTACTCATCACAAGGCTTGCATAACTGAGTACTGTGCTCTTAATTTTTTTGATGTTGAGGATGGAAAGTAGAGCAACAAAAACCAAAGAATAATTGATCAACCATACAGTACTAAACTGTTTTAGATTATGATTTCTAAACATCCCTTTAGTTTCGTGTTCTATAGTAGAGCTCACATATATCTGATCCCAATAGTTTCTTATTTCTAAAAAGAAGGCTCCGTAAATAACAGCAATAAGTACAGCAGGAATAGCCATATTGATAAACTGCATTAAGTCTTTGTTTCGGTCAAGTTGTTCAGGGGGCTTCTTTTTATGATTGATGACGTTTATAACTGAGAAGAGTATAATTACCAATAGTGAATTAAGAAAATGTGCGTTTAATAGTAAGCGGAATACTTCGCGTGTTCCGTCAAACCTATAGTCTACATACACTACAGACCAGTCTTGCAGCAAACTTAAAAATGCCAATGCCATCACTGGGTAGGCGTAAGACTCGTACATGGCTGTACTTCTAACTCTGCCGATACCAAAAAGTAAAGCCGCCTGAAATGCCCATGCTAGTGTTACCCATTCCCCGTCTAGCTGCACCGGTATAGCAATGGTGATGAAGAGCAGAGATAATCCTGCTAATAAGTAAAACAAGTTTTTGTCCGCAAGCTTGCGTTTATAAATTACGATACTGATACAGAAGTGTATAAAGGCATTGCAAAGGGTATAGAGTCCTAGGTAATGTGCTCCAATATCATGCCCATCAAGTAGGGAATAACCAATGCCATAAAAAACAAAGGAGTTGATGAGTATTAGGGCAATGTCTGCTTTTTCAAAAATTTTGTCGCGTAATAATTTATAGGCTAAGAAAGAGATACAAAATATAGCAAAGAAGATAATGGAGAACAATAGTGCTAAACTAAAATGCTCTTCTACCGAATATTTGAAGACAGCCCAAGAGCCGTATATCAACCAAGTAAGTCCAAACGAGAAATAAGAAAGCGACTTCCAATATTTTTTAAAGGCAATGAATAGAATACCCATATTGATAATAGCCATGTAGGAGAAAAGTATCTGTACTTTTCCTGAGCCATCGCTTAGTAAAAATGGAATAGCATAGGCGCCTACCAATCCTATATGGGCAATGATCTGGTTATTATATTTTATAGCAGCACCTACAGTGGCAATAGTAATGACTACCATTAGCAGGAAGGCTGCTATTTGTGGCATAAGCGCGTAGTAGTTGTATGCTGCAAAAGTGATAAAGTACATGATAGCCATAGCGCCACTAACTAAAACAGCACTATAGTTTTTGTATTTCGCTCTTAGCTTAAGCCCTATGAGAGTAAGGGTAATACCAGCCAAGTAGCCTAATATAATTCTTGTAGCAGGGCTTATTAATTGATGGTCGATAGAATATTTGACCCCTATACTTACCCCTATAATGGTAATGATGATCCCTATTTTACTGATAAGGTTTTCACCAATGAACTTCTCCAAGTTCGACTTTTTAGACGTATGGGTATAGTTCTGCGGAGGTGTATTTTGAATAGGAGTTTTTGATGTTACAGCAGCAGGGGTATTGATAGTTGGCTCAATAGCCTTAGGTGTAGGATCAGGGTTGTCTGCTTTTTCTAATGATGGTACATCCGCATTTTTTAATGCATTTATTTCTTGGCGTAGTTCATTTATTTCAGCAGTAAAACTGTTCTGTTTTTTTAGTAAAGCATCCAGCTTTTCTGATAGTCGGCTTATATGTTCATTGTTGGTCATCATACTGCGGCTATATGTGTTACTCAAAGTAGATATAATAGTCCTTAATGAAAAATGAGGCTATTAATAGCCTCATTCACAGTATAATAGTAGGTTGTTTTAAGTTAAAACAAACCCAAAAATTTCTTCACGCGTACTTTGTTCATCTTAATGTCTTCATAAGGTCTATCTCTTTCATCTCTTGTAGCGTCTATTATCTTTTCTACTACGTCCATGCCTTTGGTCACTTGTCCGAATACAGTATAGTTGCCATCAAGGTGAGGAGTGCCACCTTCTGTTGCATATACTTTTTTCTGTGCTTCAGTGTATTTTCTTCCTGTTCTCGATGCCATCTGGTCTAGTTGATTTGCATCGAATTTTTTACCCACTACAATATAAAATTGACAGCCCGAAGATGCTTTTTCTGGATTGTTGTCTCTAGCCATAGCCAGTGCGCCGTATCTATGATAGTTCACGTCATTTATTTCGGCAGGTACACGATAGCCAACATCACCGTTGCCTAATGTTGTGCCTTTCTTAGCTGTTTTAGATTCCGGGTCGCCACCTTGTATCATAAATTGCGGTATCACTCTGTGAAAAAGTGTGCCATCATAAAACTTCTTCTTTACCAGCTTTAGCATGTTCTTGCTGTGTTGCGGTGTGTTGTCAAACAATACAAGCTCTATTTTGCCCATATCGGTATAGATCACAATTTTATCATCGGCAAAAACTGGGGTTAGTGCTATAAGGCACAGTACGGTAAGTAGTATTTTCTTCATTTTGTAAAAGTTGGTAGGAAAGTTATTAATATCCTGCTATATCCCCAAAATATGTAAATACAAAAAACTAAATTAGCTGATAACTAATAACCAGAAGTTGATGGCAAGAAAGATACATGCAAGAGGGCTTACCAAACTACTACCGGAATGGTCGTGGAACTATACCAAACGTAAACCTATTACTGCGTTCAACCCTTCGCACTTGCCAGACAAAAGAATACATGTTGATGAGCCTGTCTACTCAGTTTTCGATTTTGATGAGCATAGTGTTGAGGAACGAAAAGGAATAAAAGAAACAGAGTGCCACGATTATTTCAACAGCGGTAAGATAACATGGATAAATGTTGACGGATTGGAGAAAGAGCAAATAGAACGCCTTTGTAAGCACTATGAGATACACCACCTATTAATAGAAGATATACTAAGCGTAGGGCAGCGTGCAAAAATGGATGATTCTGAGAATGTGATCTTCTGCCTTTTGCCCATGATATATTATAATGCTACTAATAATGCTGTGGAGACAGAGCAAGTGAGTATTGTATTGGGACAGAACTTTGTTATCTCTTTTCAGGAAGACCCGGCAAGAGATGTATTTAACCCCATAAGAGAAAGGATAAGAAGAGAAGGGTCGAGAATAAGAAAAGGAACGGCAGATTATTTATGCTATGCACTTATAGACATAATAGTAGACAGCTATTTTGGTGTGTTGGAAAAAATAAATGAGAGAATAGAAATACTGGAAGACACCTTACTATTACAGCAAAGAGAGCAGGCTTCGCTGGCCAAGATAAGTATACTACGTAGAGAGGTAATGGTGTTGAGACGTTCGGTAAGTCCAGTAAAAGAACTGGTGCATGCATTTATAAAAAGTGATAGCGACCTACTGGAAGAAGAACACGAGAAATACTACAAGGACGTACTAGACCACAGTACGCAAGCAACAGAATATATAGAGAACCATAGAGATATGGTCATGAACCTTCAAGATCTGGCAATGAGCCAAATCAACCTGAGGATGAATGAAGTGATGAAGGTGTTCACATTGTTGGCTACACTCATGGCACCCGCCACACTTATAGGTGGTATCTTCGGGATGAACTTTGATGTAATACCTCTATCTCATCAAAAAGATGGCTTTTATATCACAGTGATATTGATGTTGGCGATCCCTTTACTAATGTTGATCTATTTTAAACGGAGAGGTTGGTTCTAATCCACTTTTTCGTAGACAAAAAGAGTGTACTCGCCGTTACTCCACAACGGAGTTTTATTAGCCATTTTATCCATTTTGTATAGCATATTCCCTATAGATGGGCGGTTGGCTATTTTATTAGCTTGGTACCAAGCGGGATAAAATATAGAGTAGCCTTCTTTCCTTAAAAACTTCATATGGGCAAAGACCTTTTTTATTTGTGAAGGAGTGTATGTCTTACTGGAAATTGCCGCTTCGGGAGAATAGCCCTGCCATTCCTTGCCCCAACGAGCTGTAGCTTTTTTTATCCGTCCTTTCAGCATATTGACAAAAAACTCAGATAGGTAATACTTATTGACAAAAGTGAGTACTACCTGCCCTTTAGGTGCCAAGAGGTTATTGATCACCTGTGCGGCATTGTGCAAAGAAGAAACCGTGTTGAGTGCGCCAAAAAAAACATAGATGATATCGAATTGAATATCGCTACCGATATGAGCAGATATATTTTCAATGCCTGTGTTGATGAGTTTAATGTTTTTTAATCCTTTACTAGCTACTATTTCTTGAGCACAGTCGATCATTTTCGCAGAAACGTCTATGCCATAAACGGTAGCATAAGGATATTTTTCAGCAAAGTAGATCACGTCTTCACCGGGGCCGCACCCTATGTCTAAAATGTATTTGGGATTTTGGATAGTGACATGGTTGCGAAATGAATGGCGCATGGCAGAAAGCACAGGGTTTTGTATACTCCTGTCGTAGTACTTATCGGCAAACAGGTCAAAGTATTCACCTACTTTATTATAGTATTTATCAGTGTTTTCTTGCGTCATATTTCTTGATGGTATAAATAATATAATCTTCTAGATCTTGATAGAGTGGAGTATAGGCGTTAAATATGTCTTTATGTTTTGTGTCTAGCAGTATCTCACATAATATAGACCTTATTGTGGTTTTGTCTGCCATTTTTTTGAGTGTATACTTAGGGTAGTGTTCTACTTTGTTCACTCCAGCGGCTTTGGCTGTAAGGTTTACAAAGTCTTTTAGCAGTACTTTTTGATAAGTATAGATATTAAATACACCGCCTTTTTCAGCATTTTGTGCATAGTGCCATAGCATACCGGCACAGTCTTCTAAAGAGATAATAGACATGGCTCTGTCTTTGTCTCCATATATAGGTGCCGATCCATTCTTGTCAATATGGTTGAGGTATATCTGATCGAACCAAGACCCTAACCCAAGCACCCAAGGAGCTCTCAATAGTATTATATTTTCAGCACCATTTTTTATAGCGTCTAAAAATGGTTGTTCTGCTTTGTAGTAATATTTTGCAAAGCCTGTAGGAGATAGTGGGGTGTCTTCATCCATTAGTTTTTTTTGATGATCCCCATACATTAAAGACCCCGAGAGGTAAATGAGTTTTGGCTTTTTAGGAAGCTTATCAATGTTTTGTAACAAGTTCTCGTTCGCTTTTCTACCTTTTTTTCCGGCATACCAGCGACCGATATTTCCAGACTTTTTAACGGATATTCTACCAAGATGAAATATATAGTCGTAATTACCCTCTTGTAAAAAAGAAAGGTCGATATGAGTATAGCTGAGTGTTTTGTATCTAACTCCGTCTAGTTTTTTTTGAGGTATGCTTTTATGTAGCAATGCATCTATTTGCACCTCTTGCTTCAATGCAAGAAAGTCTAATAATGCACTACCTATAAAACCCGTTGCCCCAATAAGGAGTATTCGCATACAGTAAAATTAATACTAATGAGCAGTCTGTATATCAGCGCGGTTAATTTGCACTTCCAATACCTTTTTTTGATTGTTGCTAGGGTGGTGTTTCGATACATACCATTTTGTTTTCATGGCTAGGTCATACTCTGCCATAGGATAGTTTCTTTTCATCCATTTTTTACGCCATCTTCTATCGGTGAGTTTCATTAAAAAGCTGTTGAGTTGTTCTGGCCATAAAATATTGAACATAAACTCAGCAAAAGCCTTTATAAAACTCTTATTATCAGGTACCGTTTTATTTTCATTCCAAGAGGCGTTGGGTAGCAGCTCTTTTACCCAGGCACTATTCTTCTTTTCTAAAATCTCAAAAGTAGCTCTGTTGTATACGGGAATAAGCGTCACCAGCTCTGTAGCCGTAAACTTATTTTGCTCTTCCAATTCTAAGTAAGACTCATCTATAAAATAATTCATACAGAAGGAATGCTGCTTACCGAAAAGGAATGTCAATTTTTTAAATAGGTGCAATGTGGTTCGGCATATCCATAGCCGCTTTGCCTTTGTGATGATGAAAAAATCAATATCTGAATTATCATCAGCATAACCTTTTGACAGGGAACCGGAGATACATATGCTACTCACAAAAGGGAATTGCGCGATTATTTTAGTAGACAGTTTAGCTTTTTGTAGCCTTTTTTGGGCTATAGCTTCCCCTTTTATTCGCTTGTCGGTCAGTGCAGGATTGTTGACCAGCATATACATATCTTTATGTTTATAGATAACATGGCGTTTTTCCATATCATCCAAAACATTGTTCAGCTCACCTATACTTACTGTTTCTGATAAATACCGATAAATATCATCAACAAATAGCGGATGTGTAAATACATGAAAATACTGTAGGGTACTCAATACCCTACTTTCTAACTCTTTATTTCTATTTGCTACTTGCATGGAATTTGGGCA
Protein-coding sequences here:
- a CDS encoding methyltransferase domain-containing protein; protein product: MTQENTDKYYNKVGEYFDLFADKYYDRSIQNPVLSAMRHSFRNHVTIQNPKYILDIGCGPGEDVIYFAEKYPYATVYGIDVSAKMIDCAQEIVASKGLKNIKLINTGIENISAHIGSDIQFDIIYVFFGALNTVSSLHNAAQVINNLLAPKGQVVLTFVNKYYLSEFFVNMLKGRIKKATARWGKEWQGYSPEAAISSKTYTPSQIKKVFAHMKFLRKEGYSIFYPAWYQANKIANRPSIGNMLYKMDKMANKTPLWSNGEYTLFVYEKVD
- a CDS encoding homoserine dehydrogenase, translating into MSIQQKELTIGLFGFGVVGEGLYKVLNQTTSLNANIKKVCIKHPEKKRNAPKELFTTYPEIVLSDNSINVIVELIDDAEAAFAITKKALKAGKAVVSANKKMIAEHLPELLALQKEYNTPLLYEAACCASIPVLRNLEEYYDNDLLQGISGIVNGSTNYILSKIFEENLSYETALKNAQAAGFAESNPALDVEGIDAVNKLSIILVHAYGIITAPQDVVHTGIQNINAADAVYAQEKGYEIKLVAKAKKITEEQATAFVLPQFVKKGELLEGVRNEYNGVVIESGLADAQFFYGKGAGSFPTASAALSDISALRYNYTYEYKKYNRAQVPALTNELYLKVYASFESAFDIPQDRFALIEEWSITEERCCVSGIIAFKELQESNWWKAKGVSLILLPEPILLELPKYKKAPIKQLHLV
- a CDS encoding NAD(P)-dependent oxidoreductase; translation: MRILLIGATGFIGSALLDFLALKQEVQIDALLHKSIPQKKLDGVRYKTLSYTHIDLSFLQEGNYDYIFHLGRISVKKSGNIGRWYAGKKGRKANENLLQNIDKLPKKPKLIYLSGSLMYGDHQKKLMDEDTPLSPTGFAKYYYKAEQPFLDAIKNGAENIILLRAPWVLGLGSWFDQIYLNHIDKNGSAPIYGDKDRAMSIISLEDCAGMLWHYAQNAEKGGVFNIYTYQKVLLKDFVNLTAKAAGVNKVEHYPKYTLKKMADKTTIRSILCEILLDTKHKDIFNAYTPLYQDLEDYIIYTIKKYDARKH
- a CDS encoding nucleotidyltransferase domain-containing protein, whose protein sequence is MQVANRNKELESRVLSTLQYFHVFTHPLFVDDIYRYLSETVSIGELNNVLDDMEKRHVIYKHKDMYMLVNNPALTDKRIKGEAIAQKRLQKAKLSTKIIAQFPFVSSICISGSLSKGYADDNSDIDFFIITKAKRLWICRTTLHLFKKLTFLFGKQHSFCMNYFIDESYLELEEQNKFTATELVTLIPVYNRATFEILEKKNSAWVKELLPNASWNENKTVPDNKSFIKAFAEFMFNILWPEQLNSFLMKLTDRRWRKKWMKRNYPMAEYDLAMKTKWYVSKHHPSNNQKKVLEVQINRADIQTAH
- a CDS encoding PLP-dependent aspartate aminotransferase family protein, encoding MSNATELIHSIPVDELTGAISVPIYQTSTFVQEAPGVNKGYDYARSNNPTRGTLESIIAKLEGGHSGYAFASGLAAIDAVVKLLETGDEILAVDDIYGGAFRQFTHIYKKFGINVNYVDTTDVLNVVEAITPATKLIWLETPTNPTLKISDIEAIAKVAQQKGVLLCVDNTFASPALQQPIKLGADIIIHSATKYLGGHSDLIAGLVVCKTQELGEQIKFIQNACGTILSPHDSWLVIRGIETLNLRVQAHSKNALEIAQFLQQLPQVDKVYYPGLTTHVNHDIAKKQQAAFGGIVSFTLKNDTDIAAKKVVCSTKYFKLAESLGGVKSLLCHPATMTHKSTPDEKRRAAGVADSLIRLSVGLEDVEDLKQDIAQALSSLTIVQDNIVAFQ
- a CDS encoding peptidylprolyl isomerase, encoding MKKILLTVLCLIALTPVFADDKIVIYTDMGKIELVLFDNTPQHSKNMLKLVKKKFYDGTLFHRVIPQFMIQGGDPESKTAKKGTTLGNGDVGYRVPAEINDVNYHRYGALAMARDNNPEKASSGCQFYIVVGKKFDANQLDQMASRTGRKYTEAQKKVYATEGGTPHLDGNYTVFGQVTKGMDVVEKIIDATRDERDRPYEDIKMNKVRVKKFLGLF
- a CDS encoding TIGR02757 family protein — protein: MTKAQLKKLLEDKVKLYNQPSFINGDPIVVPRRFSKLQDIEIAGLFAAVLAWGNRTTIINNCNKLIGWMDNAPHDFILHHKETDLKKFLPFVHRTFNATDLLYFIYFLQYHYQQHPSLEDAFVPDKKYNDDNVERALIHFHNYFFSIEHPDRTKKHIATPQRRSACKRINMYLRWMVRKDKQGVDFGLWQKISPHQLVCPLDVHVARVACRLELIDNTKSNWQNATALTEKLKELNPKDPAKYDYALFGLGMAERL
- a CDS encoding DUF2339 domain-containing protein, encoding MSNTYSRSMMTNNEHISRLSEKLDALLKKQNSFTAEINELRQEINALKNADVPSLEKADNPDPTPKAIEPTINTPAAVTSKTPIQNTPPQNYTHTSKKSNLEKFIGENLISKIGIIITIIGVSIGVKYSIDHQLISPATRIILGYLAGITLTLIGLKLRAKYKNYSAVLVSGAMAIMYFITFAAYNYYALMPQIAAFLLMVVITIATVGAAIKYNNQIIAHIGLVGAYAIPFLLSDGSGKVQILFSYMAIINMGILFIAFKKYWKSLSYFSFGLTWLIYGSWAVFKYSVEEHFSLALLFSIIFFAIFCISFLAYKLLRDKIFEKADIALILINSFVFYGIGYSLLDGHDIGAHYLGLYTLCNAFIHFCISIVIYKRKLADKNLFYLLAGLSLLFITIAIPVQLDGEWVTLAWAFQAALLFGIGRVRSTAMYESYAYPVMALAFLSLLQDWSVVYVDYRFDGTREVFRLLLNAHFLNSLLVIILFSVINVINHKKKPPEQLDRNKDLMQFINMAIPAVLIAVIYGAFFLEIRNYWDQIYVSSTIEHETKGMFRNHNLKQFSTVWLINYSLVFVALLSILNIKKIKSTVLSYASLVMSSLVIFAFLTFGLYLLSELREDYLQQRLAQYYAKNSFYISIRYVSYTLVAVVLAVMYRQIRFSFMAKSLKQIAPIFELFFSITLLWIVSSELLNIMDIMQKQSSYKLALSILWGVYSMLLISYGIWQKKKQLRIAAIVLFAFTLLKLFFYDIAHLDTISKTIVFVSLGVLLLIISFLYNKYKHIITEEDVEPKEALKNNDESTT
- the corA gene encoding magnesium/cobalt transporter CorA; this translates as MARKIHARGLTKLLPEWSWNYTKRKPITAFNPSHLPDKRIHVDEPVYSVFDFDEHSVEERKGIKETECHDYFNSGKITWINVDGLEKEQIERLCKHYEIHHLLIEDILSVGQRAKMDDSENVIFCLLPMIYYNATNNAVETEQVSIVLGQNFVISFQEDPARDVFNPIRERIRREGSRIRKGTADYLCYALIDIIVDSYFGVLEKINERIEILEDTLLLQQREQASLAKISILRREVMVLRRSVSPVKELVHAFIKSDSDLLEEEHEKYYKDVLDHSTQATEYIENHRDMVMNLQDLAMSQINLRMNEVMKVFTLLATLMAPATLIGGIFGMNFDVIPLSHQKDGFYITVILMLAIPLLMLIYFKRRGWF